The following coding sequences lie in one Desmodus rotundus isolate HL8 chromosome 1, HLdesRot8A.1, whole genome shotgun sequence genomic window:
- the CASKIN1 gene encoding caskin-1 isoform X2 — translation MGKEQELVQAVKAEDVGTAQRLLQRPRPGKAKLLGSTKKINVNFQDPDGFSALHHAALNGNTELITLLLEAQAAVDIKDNKGMRPLHYAAWQGRKEPMKLVLKAGSAVNVPSDEGHIPLHLAAQHGHYDVSEMLLQHQSNPCMVDNSGKTPLDLACEFGRVGVVQLLLSSNMCTALLEPRPGDTTDPNGTSPLHLAAKNGHIDIIRLLLQAGIDINRQTKSGTALHEAALCGKTEVVRLLLDNGINAHVRNTYSQTALDIVHQFTTSQASKEIKQLLREASAALQVRATQDYCNNYDLTSLNVKAGDIITVLEQHPDGRWKGCIHDNRTGNDRVGYFPSSLGEAIVKRAGSRAGAEPSPPQGGSLSGPSAPPEEIWVLRKPFAGGDRSGSLGSVAVSRSSGAHALHAGSEGVKLLATVLSQKSISESSPGDSPVKPLEGSAGAARSQPPVAHGGQVYAEQPPKKLEPASEGKANLAMWLSMIGLAQYYKVLVDNGYENIDFITDITWEDLQEIGITKLGHQKKLMLAVRKLAELQKAEYAKYEGGPLCQKAPQSLEVMAIESPPPPEAAPADCQSPKMMTFQDSELSGELQAAMTGPAEAAATPATAEKPSNHLPPTPRASMRQEPSLGGRARHMSSSQELLGDEFPGPGSPMSRSQEYLLDEGPAPGSLPKEARPSRHGHSIKRASVPPVPGKPRQVLPTGASPFTPPQTPTKARPGSPQALGGPHGPAPATAKVKPTPQLLPPMERPMSPRSLPQSPTHRGFAYVLPQPVESEAGPAAPGPGSAPVPAPAPVPVLCLPPEADVEPGRPKKRAHSLNRYAASDSEPERDELLVPAAAGPYATVQRRVGRSHSVRAPAGADKNVNRSQSFAVRPRKKGPPPPPPKRSSSAMASANLTDESVPDAETKGAGTEDGHLGVRAQRRRASDLAGSVDTGSAGSVKSIAAMLELSSIGGGGRAARRPPEGHPTPHPDSTEPGRVATVLASVKHKEAIGPDGEVVNRRRTLSGPVTGLLAAARRGPGEPVGPADHGHFVEDGTTRQRLRGPAKGESSGEGPPLARVEASATLKRRIRAKQSQQENVKFILTESDTVKRRPKAKERETGPEPPPSLSVYQNGTGTVRRRLASEQAGPLELPPPPPPAEPPPSDLMRLPPLPPPDSDARKPAKPPVSPKPILAQPVPKIQGSPTPASKKVPLPGPGSPEVKCAHGTPPPVSPKPPPPPTAPKPAKAAAGLQSGSANPSPTPSPARQPPSALAKPASTPPSLSASPAKPPSPGTPGLHVPAKPPRAAAAAAAAAASGPPAASASDGASPGDSARQKLEETSACLAAALQAVEEKIRQEDAQGLRPSTTEKSTGSILDDIGSMFDDLADQLDAMLE, via the exons AGCTCTTGGGCTCCACCAAGAAGATCAATGTCAACTTTCAGGACCCAGATGG cttctctgccctgcaccacgcGGCCCTGAATGGCAACACGGAATTGATTACCCTGCTGCTGGAGGCCCAGGCTGCTGTGGACATCAAGGACAACAAAG GCATGCGGCCACTGCACTATGCTGCCTGGCAGGGCCGGAAGGAGCCCATGAAGCTGGTGCTAAAGGCAGGCTCAGCAGTGAACGTCCCATCGGATGAGGGCCACATCCCCCTCCACCTAGCAGCCCAGCACGGTCACTATGATGTG TCTGAGATGCTCCTGCAGCACCAGTCCAACCCGTGCATGGTAGACAACTCGGGCAAGACACCTCTGGACTTGGCCTGTGAGTTTGGCCGCGTTGGG GTGGTCCAGCTGCTCCTGAGCAGCAACATGTGCACAGCCTTGCTGGAGCCCCGGCCAGGAGACACCACTGACCCCAATGGCACCAGCCCCTtgcacctggcagccaagaatgGCCACATCGACATCATCAG ACTCCTCCTCCAAGCCGGCATTGACATTAACCGCCAGACCAAGTCCGGCACAGCCCTGCACGAGGCTGCACTCTGCGGGAAGACGGAAGTGGTTCGGCTGCTGCTGGAC AATGGGATCAACGCTCATGTGAGGAACACGTACAGCCAGACAGCCCTGGACATTGTGCACCAGTTCACCACGTCACAGGCCAGCAAGGAGATCAAGCAGCTGCTGCGAG AGGCCTCGGCGGCCCTGCAGGTCCGAGCAACCCAAGATTATTGCAACAATTATGACCTGACCAGCCTCAACGTGAAAGCTGGGGATATCATCACA GTCCTTGAGCAGCATCCAGATGGCCGGTGGAAGGGCTGTATCCATGACAACCGGACAGGCAATGACCGGGTGGGCTACTTCCCATCCTCCCTGGGCGAGGCCATTGTAAAGCGAGCAG GTTCCCGAGCAGGCGCCGAACCAAGCCCACCCCAAGGAGGCAGCTTATCAGGACCCTCTGCACCTCCTGAAGAGATCTGGGTGCTGAGGAAGCCTTTTGCAG GCGGAGACCGGAGTGGCAGCTTGGGCAGTGTGGCTGTCAGCCGGAGCAGTGGGGCCCACGCCCTGCATGCAGGCTCTGAAGGGGTCAAG CTCCTGGCAACAGTGCTCTCCCAGAAGTCCATCTCAGAGTCCAGCCCTGGGGACAGCCCTGTGAAGCCCCTGGAGGGCTCCGCAG GTGCAGCCCGGTCTCAGCCTCCAGTGGCCCATGGTGGGCAGGTCTATGCGGAGCAGCCACCCAAGAAGCTGGAGCCAGCATCGGAGGGCAAG GCTAACCTGGCCATGTGGCTGTCCATGATCGGCCTCGCCCAGTACTACAAAGTGCTGGTGGACAATGGCTATGAGAACATCGACTTTATCACCGACATCACCTGGGAGGACCTACAGGAGATTGGAATCACCAAGCTGG GACACCAGAAGAAGCTGATGCTGGCAGTGAGGAAACTAGCGGAGCTGCAGAAGGCAGAGTACGCCAAGTATGAAGGCGGACCCCTGTGCCAGAAGGCGCCCCAGTCACTTGAAGTGATGGCCATTGAGTCGCCGCCCCCACCTGAGGCTGCCCCAGCTGACTGCCAGTCTCCGAAGATGATGACCTTCCAGGACAGTGAACTCAGTGGTGAGCTGCAGGCTGCTATGACTGGCCCGGCGGAGGCAGCTGCCACCCCTGCCACTGCTGAGAAGCCTTCCAACCACCTGCCGCCCACCCCAAGGGCCTCCATGCGCCAGGAGCCCAGCCTGGGTGGGCGGGCACGGCACATGAGCAGCTCTCAGGAGCTTCTGGGTGATGAGTTCCCTGGGCCCGGCAGCCCAATGTCAAGGAGCCAGGAGTACCTGCTGGATGAGGGACCAGCTCCTGGTTCTCTGCCTAAGGAGGCTCGGCCCAGCCGCCACGGCCACAGTATCAAGCGGGCCAGTGTGCCCCCAGTGCCCGGCAAGCCTCGGCAGGTCCTTCCAACAGGAGCCAGCCCCTTCACTCCACCCCAGACTCCCACTAAAGCCCGGCCAGGttccccccaggccctgggggggCCTCATGGTCCAGCCCCAGCCACAGCCAAGGTGAAGCCCACCCCACAGCTGCTGCCACCAATGGAGCGACCTATGTCGCCCCGCTCGCTGCCTCAGTCACCCACACACCGTGGCTTTGCCTATGTGCTGCCCCAGCCTGTGGAGAGTGAGGCAGGGCCAGCTGCTCCTGGGCCTGGATCTGCCCCTGTGCCTGCACCTGCACCCGTGCCCGTGCTGTGTCTGCCCCCTGAGGCTGATGTGGAGCCAGGGAGGCCCAAGAAGCGTGCCCACAGCCTGAATCGGTATGCAGCGTCTGACAGCGAGCCAGAGCGGGACGAGCTGCTGGTGCCAGCTGCTGCGGGGCCCTACGCCACAGTCCAGCGACGTGTAGGCCGCAGCCACTCAGTGCGGGCACCTGCGGGTGCTGACAAGAACGTCAACCGCAGCCAGTCCTTTGCTGTTCGGCCCCGAAAGAAGGGGCCCCCACCACCTCCGCCCAAGCGCTCTAGTTCAGCTATGGCTAGCGCCAACCTAACTGATGAGTCGGTACCAGATGCTGAGACCAAGGGGGCTGGGACTGAGGATGGCCATCTGGGGGTGCGGGCCCAGCGCCGGAGGGCCAGTGACCTGGCCGGCAGTGTGGACACAGGCAGCGCTGGCAGTGTGAAGAGCATTGCAGCCATGCTCGAGCTGTCATccattgggggtgggggccgggcagCCCGTAGGCCCCCTGAGGGCCACCCTACACCTCACCCTGACAGCACGGAGCCAGGCCGGGTGGCCACCGTGTTGGCCTCAGTGAAGCACAAGGAGGCCATTGGGCCTGATGGCGAGGTGGTGAATCGGCGCCGCACGCTCAGTGGGCCTGTCACAGGACTGCTGGCCGCTGCCCGCCGGGGACCTGGGGAGCCAGTGGGGCCTGCAGATCATGGCCACTTTGTGGAAGATGGCACTACCCGGCAGCGGCTTCGAGGTCCAGCCAAGGGAGAGTCAAGTGGGGAGGGCCCTCCCTTGGCCAGGGTGGAGGCCAGTGCCACACTCAAGAGGCGCATCCGAGCCAAGCAGAGCCAGCAGGAGAATGTCAAGTTCATCTTGACTGAGTCTGACACGGTCAAACGCCGGCCCAAGGCCAAGGAGCGGGAGACAGGTCCAGAGCCACCCCCATCACTGTCCGTGTACCAGAATGGCACGGGCACCGTGCGCCGCCGACTGGCCTCTGAGCAGGCTGGACCCCTGGAGctgcccccgccacccccacccgccGAGCCGCCGCCCTCTGACCTGATGCGTttgcccccactgcccccaccagaCAGTGATGCCCGGAAGCCAGCCAAGCCGCCTGTCTCTCCCAAGCCTATCCTGGCTCAGCCGGTGCCCAAGATCCAGGGGTCGCCCACGCCAGCCTCCAAGAAGGTGCCACTACCAGGTCCTGGCAGCCCAG AGGTGAAGTGTGCCCACGGCACGCCGCCGCCCGTGTCTCCCAAGCCACCGCCTCCACCCACGGCGCCCAAGCCCGCCAAGGCCGCGGCGGGGCTGCAGTCGGGCAGCGCCAACCCGTCGCCTACGCCCTCGCCGGCGCGCCAGCCGCCCTCTGCCCTCGCCAAGCCAGCCAGCACGCCTCCCTCGCTGAGCGCTAGCCCCGCTAAGCCCCCGTCTCCCGGCACTCCCGGGCTGCATGTTCCCGCCAAGCCGCCGCGCGCCGCTGCCGCCGCAGCCGCAGCAGCTGCCAGTGGGCCCCCAGCCGCGTCTGCGTCGGATGGTGCCTCGCCTGGGGACAGTGCCCGGCAGAAGCTGGAGGAGACCAGCGCGTGCCTGGCGGCGGCACTGCAAGCAGTAGAAGAAAAGATCCGGCAGGAGGACGCACAGGGCCTGCG cccctcgaCCACGGAGAAGAGCACGGGTAGCATCCTGGACGACATCGGCAGCATGTTTGATGACCTGGCGGACCAACTGGACGCCATGCTGGAGTGA
- the CASKIN1 gene encoding caskin-1 isoform X1: protein MGKEQELVQAVKAEDVGTAQRLLQRPRPGKAKLLGSTKKINVNFQDPDGFSALHHAALNGNTELITLLLEAQAAVDIKDNKGMRPLHYAAWQGRKEPMKLVLKAGSAVNVPSDEGHIPLHLAAQHGHYDVSEMLLQHQSNPCMVDNSGKTPLDLACEFGRVGVVQLLLSSNMCTALLEPRPGDTTDPNGTSPLHLAAKNGHIDIIRLLLQAGIDINRQTKSGTALHEAALCGKTEVVRLLLDNGINAHVRNTYSQTALDIVHQFTTSQASKEIKQLLREASAALQVRATQDYCNNYDLTSLNVKAGDIITVLEQHPDGRWKGCIHDNRTGNDRVGYFPSSLGEAIVKRAGSRAGAEPSPPQGGSLSGPSAPPEEIWVLRKPFAGGDRSGSLGSVAVSRSSGAHALHAGSEGVKLLATVLSQKSISESSPGDSPVKPLEGSAGAARSQPPVAHGGQVYAEQPPKKLEPASEGKSAEAVSQWLATFQLQLYAPNFLSAGYDLPTISRMTPEDLTAIGVTKPGHRKKITAEISSLSIPDWLPEHKPANLAMWLSMIGLAQYYKVLVDNGYENIDFITDITWEDLQEIGITKLGHQKKLMLAVRKLAELQKAEYAKYEGGPLCQKAPQSLEVMAIESPPPPEAAPADCQSPKMMTFQDSELSGELQAAMTGPAEAAATPATAEKPSNHLPPTPRASMRQEPSLGGRARHMSSSQELLGDEFPGPGSPMSRSQEYLLDEGPAPGSLPKEARPSRHGHSIKRASVPPVPGKPRQVLPTGASPFTPPQTPTKARPGSPQALGGPHGPAPATAKVKPTPQLLPPMERPMSPRSLPQSPTHRGFAYVLPQPVESEAGPAAPGPGSAPVPAPAPVPVLCLPPEADVEPGRPKKRAHSLNRYAASDSEPERDELLVPAAAGPYATVQRRVGRSHSVRAPAGADKNVNRSQSFAVRPRKKGPPPPPPKRSSSAMASANLTDESVPDAETKGAGTEDGHLGVRAQRRRASDLAGSVDTGSAGSVKSIAAMLELSSIGGGGRAARRPPEGHPTPHPDSTEPGRVATVLASVKHKEAIGPDGEVVNRRRTLSGPVTGLLAAARRGPGEPVGPADHGHFVEDGTTRQRLRGPAKGESSGEGPPLARVEASATLKRRIRAKQSQQENVKFILTESDTVKRRPKAKERETGPEPPPSLSVYQNGTGTVRRRLASEQAGPLELPPPPPPAEPPPSDLMRLPPLPPPDSDARKPAKPPVSPKPILAQPVPKIQGSPTPASKKVPLPGPGSPEVKCAHGTPPPVSPKPPPPPTAPKPAKAAAGLQSGSANPSPTPSPARQPPSALAKPASTPPSLSASPAKPPSPGTPGLHVPAKPPRAAAAAAAAAASGPPAASASDGASPGDSARQKLEETSACLAAALQAVEEKIRQEDAQGLRPSTTEKSTGSILDDIGSMFDDLADQLDAMLE from the exons AGCTCTTGGGCTCCACCAAGAAGATCAATGTCAACTTTCAGGACCCAGATGG cttctctgccctgcaccacgcGGCCCTGAATGGCAACACGGAATTGATTACCCTGCTGCTGGAGGCCCAGGCTGCTGTGGACATCAAGGACAACAAAG GCATGCGGCCACTGCACTATGCTGCCTGGCAGGGCCGGAAGGAGCCCATGAAGCTGGTGCTAAAGGCAGGCTCAGCAGTGAACGTCCCATCGGATGAGGGCCACATCCCCCTCCACCTAGCAGCCCAGCACGGTCACTATGATGTG TCTGAGATGCTCCTGCAGCACCAGTCCAACCCGTGCATGGTAGACAACTCGGGCAAGACACCTCTGGACTTGGCCTGTGAGTTTGGCCGCGTTGGG GTGGTCCAGCTGCTCCTGAGCAGCAACATGTGCACAGCCTTGCTGGAGCCCCGGCCAGGAGACACCACTGACCCCAATGGCACCAGCCCCTtgcacctggcagccaagaatgGCCACATCGACATCATCAG ACTCCTCCTCCAAGCCGGCATTGACATTAACCGCCAGACCAAGTCCGGCACAGCCCTGCACGAGGCTGCACTCTGCGGGAAGACGGAAGTGGTTCGGCTGCTGCTGGAC AATGGGATCAACGCTCATGTGAGGAACACGTACAGCCAGACAGCCCTGGACATTGTGCACCAGTTCACCACGTCACAGGCCAGCAAGGAGATCAAGCAGCTGCTGCGAG AGGCCTCGGCGGCCCTGCAGGTCCGAGCAACCCAAGATTATTGCAACAATTATGACCTGACCAGCCTCAACGTGAAAGCTGGGGATATCATCACA GTCCTTGAGCAGCATCCAGATGGCCGGTGGAAGGGCTGTATCCATGACAACCGGACAGGCAATGACCGGGTGGGCTACTTCCCATCCTCCCTGGGCGAGGCCATTGTAAAGCGAGCAG GTTCCCGAGCAGGCGCCGAACCAAGCCCACCCCAAGGAGGCAGCTTATCAGGACCCTCTGCACCTCCTGAAGAGATCTGGGTGCTGAGGAAGCCTTTTGCAG GCGGAGACCGGAGTGGCAGCTTGGGCAGTGTGGCTGTCAGCCGGAGCAGTGGGGCCCACGCCCTGCATGCAGGCTCTGAAGGGGTCAAG CTCCTGGCAACAGTGCTCTCCCAGAAGTCCATCTCAGAGTCCAGCCCTGGGGACAGCCCTGTGAAGCCCCTGGAGGGCTCCGCAG GTGCAGCCCGGTCTCAGCCTCCAGTGGCCCATGGTGGGCAGGTCTATGCGGAGCAGCCACCCAAGAAGCTGGAGCCAGCATCGGAGGGCAAG AGCGCTGAGGCTGTTAGCCAGTGGCTCGCCACGTTCCAGCTGCAGCTGTATGCCCCCAATTTCCTCAGCGCTGGCTACGACCTGCCCACCATCAGCCGCATGACCCCCGAG GACCTCACGGCCATCGGGGTCACCAAGCCAGGCCACAGGAAGAAGATCACGGCAGAGATCAGCAGCCTCAGCATCCCTGACTGGCTGCCTGAGCACAAACCT GCTAACCTGGCCATGTGGCTGTCCATGATCGGCCTCGCCCAGTACTACAAAGTGCTGGTGGACAATGGCTATGAGAACATCGACTTTATCACCGACATCACCTGGGAGGACCTACAGGAGATTGGAATCACCAAGCTGG GACACCAGAAGAAGCTGATGCTGGCAGTGAGGAAACTAGCGGAGCTGCAGAAGGCAGAGTACGCCAAGTATGAAGGCGGACCCCTGTGCCAGAAGGCGCCCCAGTCACTTGAAGTGATGGCCATTGAGTCGCCGCCCCCACCTGAGGCTGCCCCAGCTGACTGCCAGTCTCCGAAGATGATGACCTTCCAGGACAGTGAACTCAGTGGTGAGCTGCAGGCTGCTATGACTGGCCCGGCGGAGGCAGCTGCCACCCCTGCCACTGCTGAGAAGCCTTCCAACCACCTGCCGCCCACCCCAAGGGCCTCCATGCGCCAGGAGCCCAGCCTGGGTGGGCGGGCACGGCACATGAGCAGCTCTCAGGAGCTTCTGGGTGATGAGTTCCCTGGGCCCGGCAGCCCAATGTCAAGGAGCCAGGAGTACCTGCTGGATGAGGGACCAGCTCCTGGTTCTCTGCCTAAGGAGGCTCGGCCCAGCCGCCACGGCCACAGTATCAAGCGGGCCAGTGTGCCCCCAGTGCCCGGCAAGCCTCGGCAGGTCCTTCCAACAGGAGCCAGCCCCTTCACTCCACCCCAGACTCCCACTAAAGCCCGGCCAGGttccccccaggccctgggggggCCTCATGGTCCAGCCCCAGCCACAGCCAAGGTGAAGCCCACCCCACAGCTGCTGCCACCAATGGAGCGACCTATGTCGCCCCGCTCGCTGCCTCAGTCACCCACACACCGTGGCTTTGCCTATGTGCTGCCCCAGCCTGTGGAGAGTGAGGCAGGGCCAGCTGCTCCTGGGCCTGGATCTGCCCCTGTGCCTGCACCTGCACCCGTGCCCGTGCTGTGTCTGCCCCCTGAGGCTGATGTGGAGCCAGGGAGGCCCAAGAAGCGTGCCCACAGCCTGAATCGGTATGCAGCGTCTGACAGCGAGCCAGAGCGGGACGAGCTGCTGGTGCCAGCTGCTGCGGGGCCCTACGCCACAGTCCAGCGACGTGTAGGCCGCAGCCACTCAGTGCGGGCACCTGCGGGTGCTGACAAGAACGTCAACCGCAGCCAGTCCTTTGCTGTTCGGCCCCGAAAGAAGGGGCCCCCACCACCTCCGCCCAAGCGCTCTAGTTCAGCTATGGCTAGCGCCAACCTAACTGATGAGTCGGTACCAGATGCTGAGACCAAGGGGGCTGGGACTGAGGATGGCCATCTGGGGGTGCGGGCCCAGCGCCGGAGGGCCAGTGACCTGGCCGGCAGTGTGGACACAGGCAGCGCTGGCAGTGTGAAGAGCATTGCAGCCATGCTCGAGCTGTCATccattgggggtgggggccgggcagCCCGTAGGCCCCCTGAGGGCCACCCTACACCTCACCCTGACAGCACGGAGCCAGGCCGGGTGGCCACCGTGTTGGCCTCAGTGAAGCACAAGGAGGCCATTGGGCCTGATGGCGAGGTGGTGAATCGGCGCCGCACGCTCAGTGGGCCTGTCACAGGACTGCTGGCCGCTGCCCGCCGGGGACCTGGGGAGCCAGTGGGGCCTGCAGATCATGGCCACTTTGTGGAAGATGGCACTACCCGGCAGCGGCTTCGAGGTCCAGCCAAGGGAGAGTCAAGTGGGGAGGGCCCTCCCTTGGCCAGGGTGGAGGCCAGTGCCACACTCAAGAGGCGCATCCGAGCCAAGCAGAGCCAGCAGGAGAATGTCAAGTTCATCTTGACTGAGTCTGACACGGTCAAACGCCGGCCCAAGGCCAAGGAGCGGGAGACAGGTCCAGAGCCACCCCCATCACTGTCCGTGTACCAGAATGGCACGGGCACCGTGCGCCGCCGACTGGCCTCTGAGCAGGCTGGACCCCTGGAGctgcccccgccacccccacccgccGAGCCGCCGCCCTCTGACCTGATGCGTttgcccccactgcccccaccagaCAGTGATGCCCGGAAGCCAGCCAAGCCGCCTGTCTCTCCCAAGCCTATCCTGGCTCAGCCGGTGCCCAAGATCCAGGGGTCGCCCACGCCAGCCTCCAAGAAGGTGCCACTACCAGGTCCTGGCAGCCCAG AGGTGAAGTGTGCCCACGGCACGCCGCCGCCCGTGTCTCCCAAGCCACCGCCTCCACCCACGGCGCCCAAGCCCGCCAAGGCCGCGGCGGGGCTGCAGTCGGGCAGCGCCAACCCGTCGCCTACGCCCTCGCCGGCGCGCCAGCCGCCCTCTGCCCTCGCCAAGCCAGCCAGCACGCCTCCCTCGCTGAGCGCTAGCCCCGCTAAGCCCCCGTCTCCCGGCACTCCCGGGCTGCATGTTCCCGCCAAGCCGCCGCGCGCCGCTGCCGCCGCAGCCGCAGCAGCTGCCAGTGGGCCCCCAGCCGCGTCTGCGTCGGATGGTGCCTCGCCTGGGGACAGTGCCCGGCAGAAGCTGGAGGAGACCAGCGCGTGCCTGGCGGCGGCACTGCAAGCAGTAGAAGAAAAGATCCGGCAGGAGGACGCACAGGGCCTGCG cccctcgaCCACGGAGAAGAGCACGGGTAGCATCCTGGACGACATCGGCAGCATGTTTGATGACCTGGCGGACCAACTGGACGCCATGCTGGAGTGA